From Bacteroidota bacterium:
ATTGAATGGGATATGCCTTGATTAGTGTGATTAGCGCGGGAGCCCCTTCTCCTTCAGGAGAAGGGGTTGGGGATGAGGTGGTGAGAAAAAAGAGAAGGGGTTGCGGTTTAGGTGCTGCTATCAAAGATTCAACAAACTGGCTTCAAACTGAAAATAATCATTCAGGTCGCGGTTAACAAAACTGGTTAGTTGTTTGGTTCTCCGCATTGTGCAGGTTTTGCAATGCAAATAATTATTGATTCCTATTAAACAAAGCTTTTCAAACTCATCGGTTTCGAAGATTTCATTGATAAGTCCCAGTTCCATAGCCTTTTTGACTTTAATGATATCCGAAAGCTGAAATTCAATAGCCTTGGAATGTCCAAGGTATCGGCCCAGAAAGAACGGAAGAGCACCGGAAGGATGAAGGCCATATTTTTTATGTGCCATGATGATTTTTGATCCCTTGGAGGCAAAGCGGAAATCCGCAGATAAAGCAGCTCCAAAAAAAGGAGTTACGATGTCTCCATCAATGCCAATGAACGAAAGTTTCTGATACTCTGCTGTTCCTTTGACAATCTTATTCAGGATATTGATTTCCCTGAACCGGGTGTTTTTTTGAATAAAATTCGGGTTGGCATTATTATCTTCAGGAGGTTGGAGTTCAAGTATCTTATGCATAAATTGTTCATATACATCTTCTCCGTAACATCCAGGCTCGTTTATGATCAACAGTGCCATGATCTGGGGATCATATTCTGTTTTTTTTATGAAATCGAGCATCAGCTCACTTTCTTCCAGATCAGTTACCAGATCGAATACTTTGCTTTTAATTCTGATGATTGCCACGACACCTTTTGAATATGTGGTAAACGATTCTCTTTCAAAATGATAATCCATAATTTTATCCGCTTTGATTGTCCTTACAAGGTAGTATTTTTTTTCTTTACAAAGAAAAAAACCGGGATGTATTTCCTGATAATTACTTTATAGTAAGAACCATTTACCGCTTAGTCTTTCCCGCCGGATTTTGCAGTTATCCTTTAAAACTTTTATTTCAAGTTCTTTACCAACGATGGAATAAGAAAATGTGCCGGATCCCTCATTACAAAGGTTACGGTGGTTTTCAAGGCTGATAATGATATTGTCACCTTGAAGGGTAATTTGTCCTTTCCATGGTTCCGTTGTTTCTACCGAAGGAAAATCGAGTGTATAATTGCCCAGTTCATCAACAGTCAGCATGGCTCCATCAGAATGGCTAACCCATGTTTTGCCAAATAATACTGAATCATTCACACTATCCTTAACCGGATTTTCTTTATTGGAATATTGGTAAGCAATAAAAGCTGCCACAGCGATCACTGCCAGTATCAACACCAGGATGAGCCACTGCATTGCACTGCCACCCTGGCTTTTAGCCTTCTTCCGGTTGGTCTTCTTTTTTGCCATTTTTTTTCGGTAAATTTACGGCCAATTTAAAACATTTGCATAAAATTATTTATTTGTGCATTACGGCATGCATTAAAATCTGTACCCAATGGAAGAGATGATACTTATCCTGGATTTTGGTTCTCAATATACCCAGCTTATAGCCCGAAGAATCCGAGAACTGAATGTTTATTGCGAGATACATCCCTATAATAAAATACCGGATTCCAATCATTCTGTCAAAGGAGTAATCCTTTCCGGAAGCCCATCCTCAGTCAGGGATGACAACCATCCTGTACCTGATCTTTCCGGCATCAGGAAGCATTATCCTGTGCTTGGAATATGCTACGGGGCACAGTTTATGGCTCTCGAGAGCGGAGGAGATGTAGAAGCCTCAGCCATACGGGAATACGGACGAGCCAACCTTTCATTCATCGATCATCATAATCCCCTTACGGCAGGAATGACTCCAGGATGCCAGGTATGGATGTCGCATGGCGATACCATCAGAAAGCTGCCTGAAAACT
This genomic window contains:
- a CDS encoding enoyl-CoA hydratase/isomerase family protein: MDYHFERESFTTYSKGVVAIIRIKSKVFDLVTDLEESELMLDFIKKTEYDPQIMALLIINEPGCYGEDVYEQFMHKILELQPPEDNNANPNFIQKNTRFREINILNKIVKGTAEYQKLSFIGIDGDIVTPFFGAALSADFRFASKGSKIIMAHKKYGLHPSGALPFFLGRYLGHSKAIEFQLSDIIKVKKAMELGLINEIFETDEFEKLCLIGINNYLHCKTCTMRRTKQLTSFVNRDLNDYFQFEASLLNL